The Allocatelliglobosispora scoriae genome contains a region encoding:
- a CDS encoding fumarylacetoacetate hydrolase family protein produces the protein MDHLPYGVFRTPGREPRCAARFGDHLIDLYAAESAGAVEAGGTLRARSLNDLMSAGPDVWSSVRRQLLNRPPLDHLVPLSEVELLLPFEVADYVDFYSSEHHAGNVGQIFRPGQPPLLPNWKQLPIGYHGRAGTVVVSGTPVVRPGGLLGAGVVGPSQRLDIEAEIGFVVGIDSTLGRPVPIEEFHRAVFGVVVVNDWSARDIQAFEYQPLGPFLGKSFATSVSAWVTPLEALASAWTPAPPQDPPVVPHLNDDPHHGLDLRLTVTWNGVEVSHPPFASMYWTPAQQLAHMTSNGATLRTGDLFASGTVSGPQRGEVGSFLELTWGGTEPVELGAESRTFLLDGDTVVISATAPGADGGTIRLGEVSGTVLPAVI, from the coding sequence ATCGATCACCTGCCCTACGGCGTTTTCCGCACCCCCGGCCGGGAACCGCGCTGCGCCGCCCGCTTCGGCGATCACCTGATCGACCTGTACGCGGCGGAGTCCGCCGGAGCGGTGGAGGCAGGGGGGACACTGCGGGCGCGCTCGCTCAACGACCTGATGTCCGCCGGTCCGGATGTCTGGTCGTCCGTGCGACGGCAACTTCTCAACCGACCGCCGCTGGACCATCTCGTGCCGCTGTCCGAGGTGGAGCTGCTGCTGCCGTTCGAGGTGGCGGACTACGTGGACTTCTACTCCTCGGAGCACCACGCCGGCAACGTCGGGCAGATCTTCCGCCCTGGTCAGCCGCCCCTGCTGCCCAACTGGAAGCAGCTGCCGATCGGCTATCACGGCCGGGCCGGCACGGTCGTGGTCTCCGGGACGCCCGTGGTCCGCCCGGGCGGACTGCTCGGTGCCGGGGTGGTCGGGCCGTCCCAGAGGTTGGACATCGAGGCCGAGATCGGATTCGTCGTCGGCATCGACTCCACGCTCGGACGCCCGGTGCCGATCGAGGAGTTCCACCGGGCCGTCTTCGGTGTCGTGGTGGTGAACGACTGGTCGGCCCGAGACATTCAGGCATTCGAGTATCAACCCCTCGGCCCGTTTCTGGGCAAGTCCTTCGCCACGTCCGTCTCCGCCTGGGTGACTCCGCTGGAAGCGCTCGCCTCGGCCTGGACACCGGCCCCGCCGCAGGACCCGCCCGTCGTGCCGCACCTGAACGACGATCCGCACCACGGCCTCGACCTGCGGTTGACCGTCACCTGGAACGGCGTGGAGGTGAGTCACCCACCCTTCGCCTCCATGTACTGGACGCCCGCGCAGCAGCTTGCGCACATGACGAGTAACGGTGCGACGCTCCGAACGGGTGACCTCTTCGCCTCCGGCACGGTCTCGGGTCCGCAGCGTGGTGAGGTGGGCTCCTTCCTGGAGCTGACCTGGGGCGGGACGGAACCGGTGGAGCTCGGGGCGGAGTCTCGGACGTTCCTGCTCGACGGCGACACGGTGGTCATCTCGGCGACCGCACCGGGTGCCGACGGCGGCACCATCCGGCTCGGCGAGGTTTCAGGAACCGTTCTACCAGCGGTTATTTAG